Proteins from a genomic interval of Pseudomonas paeninsulae:
- a CDS encoding paraquat-inducible protein A yields the protein MADSTGTHDLSALPLDELVACHECDLLMHRPQLADGERADCPRCGYELYSQRNHVVRRSLALVLAALLLYIPANFLPIMRLNLLGQTSEDTLWSGVVSLYQSDMQSVAIVVFLCSMAVPLLKLLCQLLVLLSIAWNIGRGYGLLFYRIYHHLRDWGMLEVYLMGILVAIVKLADIADLSLGIGLVCFVGLLLVQVWLEVTMAPHQIWQALSGEDAHESN from the coding sequence ATGGCCGACTCGACTGGCACTCATGACCTATCGGCGCTTCCACTGGATGAGTTGGTTGCTTGCCATGAATGCGACCTCTTGATGCACCGGCCGCAACTGGCGGATGGTGAACGGGCTGATTGCCCGCGCTGCGGCTACGAGCTTTATTCCCAGCGCAATCACGTGGTAAGACGTAGCCTGGCTCTGGTGCTTGCCGCCCTGTTGCTTTACATCCCTGCTAATTTCCTGCCGATCATGCGGCTTAACTTGCTCGGTCAGACCAGCGAGGACACGCTATGGAGTGGTGTGGTCAGCCTGTATCAAAGCGACATGCAGAGCGTAGCCATAGTGGTCTTTCTCTGCAGCATGGCGGTGCCGTTGCTCAAGCTGCTTTGCCAGTTGCTGGTGTTGCTGAGCATTGCCTGGAACATTGGCCGTGGTTATGGCTTGCTGTTCTACCGGATTTATCATCACCTGCGTGATTGGGGCATGCTCGAGGTCTACCTGATGGGCATCCTGGTGGCGATCGTCAAGTTGGCTGATATTGCCGACTTGAGCCTGGGGATCGGTTTGGTGTGTTTCGTGGGCTTGTTATTGGTCCAAGTGTGGCTGGAGGTGACTATGGCCCCGCATCAGATTTGGCAGGCGTTATCCGGGGAAGACGCACATGAGAGCAATTGA
- a CDS encoding paraquat-inducible protein A — protein MRAIDAGLLLCHECHMLNKQEPDSRKQFCSRCGGVIHVRRPDSLVRTWALLLTAALLYIPANLLPIMTVNSLGKGQSDTIMSGIIELVHLGMLPIAAVVFIASILVPIFKLTGIALLLYSVQRHQPMSARQRILVYRFIEWIGRWSMLDIFVIAILVAVVKFGSLASIEPGFGSIAFASVVILTMLAALTFDPRLIWDNTDSDDNHD, from the coding sequence ATGAGAGCAATTGATGCGGGGCTGTTGTTGTGCCACGAATGCCATATGCTGAATAAACAGGAGCCCGATAGTCGCAAACAGTTCTGTTCGCGCTGCGGGGGCGTTATTCATGTCCGTCGTCCGGACAGTCTTGTTCGTACTTGGGCATTGCTGCTGACGGCGGCGCTGCTGTACATCCCCGCCAATCTGTTGCCGATCATGACCGTCAATTCGCTGGGCAAGGGGCAGTCCGACACTATCATGTCGGGCATCATCGAACTGGTGCATCTCGGTATGCTGCCGATTGCTGCCGTGGTGTTCATTGCCAGTATTCTGGTGCCGATATTCAAGTTGACGGGCATTGCCTTGCTGCTGTATTCGGTGCAGCGGCACCAGCCGATGTCGGCGCGTCAGCGAATACTCGTGTACCGCTTTATCGAGTGGATTGGTCGCTGGTCGATGTTGGATATTTTTGTCATCGCGATTCTCGTAGCGGTAGTCAAGTTCGGCAGCCTGGCGAGTATCGAGCCAGGTTTCGGTTCGATTGCCTTCGCCAGTGTGGTGATTCTGACGATGCTTGCGGCTTTAACTTTCGATCCCCGTTTGATCTGGGATAACACCGACTCGGATGACAACCATGACTGA
- a CDS encoding PqiB family protein, with amino-acid sequence MTDLPTAKTRPASNWSAIWVLPLIALLIGAWLGWQAYSQAGIEIQVVFPGGEGIQAGKTEVIYKGMAIGKVKAMALDDSGENLGVVATVEMNKKVEPYLRSNTRFWLVKPSVSLVGITGLETLVSGNYIAVSPGDGEPALEFEALAEPPPLSDDRPGLHLTLKAERLGSLNRDSPVFYKQIQVGRVKSYALAKDQSTVEVKLYIEPTYAALVRKHTRFWNASGISIDAGLSGFKLRSESLASIVAGGIAFATPEHRKDSPATDPSIPFRLYEDFEAAQAGIRVQVKMTDFEGLQAGRTPVMYNGIQAGTLKTLKVNDDLTGALAELTLDPRTEDYLVEGTEFWVVKPSISLAGITGLEALVKGNYIAVRPGEKGAAAKRDFVARPKAPPLNLDAPGLHMVLFSDSRGSLEVGSPILYKQVPVGSVQSVQLARDNRRVVFGLHVEPEYAHLVNSSTRFWNASGITLKGGLSGVEVKSESLQTLLSGGIVFETPDLRAPAVRKRVPRFSLHASREAAMQDGVAITIQTERGDGLSPGTAIRYRGLDVGKVDSIELSDDLQAVVLRARVTLATEQIARVGTQFWVVKPEFSLTRVTNLDTLVSGQYLEVLPAPKGAARQVEFIALARPPSQVVEELGLRLVLSAARRSSLKAGVPVSYREVPVGKVTGYELGPTADRVLIHILIEPRYADLVRTGSRFWNTSGVGFEAGLFKGVKVRSESLETLIEGGVAFATPDLEPMTHQARPGQTFALFDEPQDEWLGWAPKIALPK; translated from the coding sequence ATGACTGATCTACCGACGGCGAAAACCCGTCCTGCTTCCAACTGGTCGGCGATCTGGGTTTTGCCATTGATTGCCTTGCTGATTGGTGCCTGGTTGGGTTGGCAGGCCTACAGTCAGGCTGGGATCGAAATCCAAGTGGTTTTCCCGGGAGGGGAGGGTATTCAGGCTGGTAAGACTGAGGTCATCTACAAGGGCATGGCGATCGGCAAGGTCAAGGCGATGGCCCTGGATGACAGCGGTGAAAACCTCGGGGTTGTTGCCACTGTGGAAATGAACAAGAAAGTAGAACCGTATTTGCGCAGCAACACGCGCTTCTGGCTGGTCAAACCTAGCGTGAGTCTGGTTGGTATCACCGGGCTGGAGACCCTGGTGTCGGGTAATTACATTGCGGTCAGCCCTGGCGATGGCGAGCCGGCTCTGGAATTCGAGGCGTTGGCCGAGCCGCCCCCTTTATCGGATGACAGGCCGGGGTTACATCTGACCCTGAAAGCTGAACGCCTCGGCTCGTTGAATCGCGACAGTCCGGTGTTCTATAAACAGATTCAGGTTGGCCGGGTGAAAAGCTATGCCCTCGCCAAGGATCAGAGCACGGTCGAGGTTAAGCTCTACATAGAGCCGACTTATGCCGCTTTGGTGCGTAAACATACACGTTTCTGGAATGCCAGCGGCATCAGCATCGACGCCGGTTTGTCGGGTTTCAAGCTGCGCAGCGAGTCGCTGGCCAGCATAGTGGCGGGCGGCATTGCTTTCGCCACGCCCGAGCATCGGAAAGATAGCCCGGCGACTGACCCGAGCATTCCATTTCGTCTGTATGAAGATTTTGAGGCAGCCCAGGCCGGCATCAGGGTGCAGGTCAAGATGACCGATTTCGAAGGTTTGCAGGCCGGGCGCACGCCGGTTATGTACAACGGCATACAGGCCGGCACCTTGAAGACGCTGAAGGTCAATGACGATTTGACCGGTGCCTTGGCCGAATTGACCCTCGATCCACGCACTGAAGACTATCTGGTTGAAGGTACCGAATTCTGGGTGGTCAAACCGTCGATTTCCCTGGCTGGCATCACTGGCCTGGAAGCACTGGTCAAAGGAAATTACATCGCCGTACGCCCCGGCGAAAAGGGTGCGGCGGCCAAACGCGATTTCGTGGCGCGGCCCAAGGCACCGCCGCTGAATCTGGATGCGCCCGGCCTGCACATGGTGCTGTTCAGCGACAGTCGTGGTTCGCTGGAAGTCGGTAGCCCGATCCTCTACAAGCAGGTCCCTGTCGGCTCGGTGCAGAGCGTTCAGCTCGCTCGCGACAATCGACGGGTGGTCTTCGGGTTGCACGTCGAGCCTGAGTACGCGCATCTGGTGAACAGTTCAACGCGCTTCTGGAATGCCAGTGGGATTACCTTGAAAGGCGGTTTGTCCGGGGTCGAGGTCAAGAGTGAATCGCTGCAGACCCTGTTGTCTGGTGGCATCGTGTTTGAAACCCCGGATCTGCGGGCGCCTGCAGTACGCAAGCGAGTGCCACGCTTCAGCCTCCATGCCAGCCGCGAGGCGGCCATGCAGGATGGCGTGGCAATTACCATCCAAACGGAACGTGGTGATGGCCTGAGCCCAGGCACCGCGATTCGCTACCGAGGTCTGGATGTCGGCAAGGTCGACAGTATTGAGCTCAGCGATGACCTGCAGGCTGTGGTTTTGCGTGCCCGAGTGACTCTGGCGACTGAGCAGATCGCGCGAGTGGGTACGCAGTTCTGGGTGGTCAAGCCTGAGTTTAGCCTGACCCGTGTGACCAACCTGGACACCCTGGTCAGTGGCCAGTACCTGGAAGTGTTGCCGGCGCCCAAGGGCGCGGCCCGGCAGGTCGAATTCATCGCGCTGGCCCGTCCGCCGAGTCAGGTGGTGGAGGAACTCGGTCTGCGTCTGGTACTCAGCGCTGCGCGGCGCAGTTCGCTGAAAGCCGGGGTGCCGGTGAGCTATCGGGAAGTCCCGGTGGGCAAGGTGACCGGCTATGAACTCGGACCGACGGCGGACCGGGTACTGATTCATATCCTCATCGAACCGCGTTATGCCGATCTGGTGCGCACCGGTAGCCGTTTTTGGAATACCTCGGGCGTTGGTTTCGAGGCGGGCCTGTTCAAGGGCGTGAAGGTGCGTAGCGAATCCCTGGAAACCCTGATCGAGGGCGGCGTGGCGTTCGCGACCCCGGATCTCGAGCCCATGACTCACCAGGCCAGGCCCGGACAGACCTTTGCCCTGTTCGACGAGCCACAGGACGAGTGGCTGGGTTGGGCGCCGAAGATCGCCTTGCCGAAATAG
- the mksF gene encoding Mks condensin complex protein MksF, with amino-acid sequence MSQERYGIRRFALLNTAGYSLGLFPLENPLSVYGANNLGKSASINALQFPILARMSDMSFGKYSLEQSRKFYFATDTSYILVEVALPHGPHVIGVAGRGPGGGFGHQFFAYQGELNLAHYQTNGTCLRQRELFNALDRDGIKAYELKPDELRRLLVGGHTSIPLDLTLIPLRSTSEQSLKTFRALFINLLHMREITAAKLKQLFLDAFEHSLRSGSVDYIAATEEAFRDVRRMEQDYQALVSAGPLIESLAAGVAQREQLRGKLHRLSPLLDSLLGTWQDYAGARREELVIQAEHYQGEQDGLQQQQRGDTAELMRMEREISEIQRWLGELSVLKNRFALVSDAHVLEAQLLAAKDAHDELAGALAQSRQFSSEDLEERLRDLEKRLKTVKLQLDHADNNSYSRLREEFSQADVDRLMRLFNGQLFSLPLGEKGIQLDHGDTWVKSLEAVLESFKGERFEVPGLSIDLSHIEPPALQALADRAALRDQKDRLDREYKQLKTQQAVAADRAASKAQAEHLYKAVLDAQKALEDFRRSQTLAVEEDSKLEQLAQLEAAQDELKRSSDAFTERVQQLSAKLQLVGRQLADLEAKQRTLEDALRRRQLLPADLPFGAPFTDPVDDSLDNLLPLLNDYQDAWQGLQRVDGQIEALYAQVRLKGVAKFDSEDDVERRLHLLVNAYAHRQDEALTLTKARRAAVTDIARTLRNIRSDYDNLEHQLALFNREINKRQVSNLESFRIVLAPNKDALKHIDQIIHSAGQYEQGETLSVFDLQQSSAQDSKNEEAKEYLARLVAANHNQLGLKDLFELAFEITKVHGQPVTHTDIDGAASNGTTMTIKALTNMYLLLHLMDRDQAGRIRLPYYLDEAADIDEKNQQALIETSLQLGFVPILASVKPQVSAHVAIDLEGGSGPNGIYIDEADWKYIQRRETSTLQVQPVPAVEPA; translated from the coding sequence CTTCGCCACCGATACCAGCTACATCCTGGTGGAAGTCGCCCTGCCCCACGGCCCCCATGTCATCGGTGTGGCCGGGCGCGGGCCGGGGGGCGGTTTCGGCCACCAGTTCTTCGCCTACCAGGGCGAGCTGAACCTGGCTCACTACCAGACCAATGGCACCTGTCTGCGCCAGCGCGAGCTGTTCAATGCCCTGGATCGCGACGGAATCAAGGCCTATGAACTCAAGCCGGACGAGCTGCGCCGCCTGCTGGTCGGCGGCCACACCTCGATCCCGCTGGACCTGACCCTGATCCCGCTGCGCTCCACCAGCGAGCAGAGCCTGAAGACCTTCCGCGCCCTGTTTATCAACCTGTTGCATATGCGCGAAATCACCGCGGCCAAGCTCAAGCAGCTGTTCCTCGATGCCTTCGAGCACAGCCTGCGCTCCGGTAGCGTCGACTATATCGCCGCCACCGAAGAAGCCTTCCGCGATGTGCGGCGCATGGAGCAGGACTACCAGGCGCTGGTCAGCGCCGGCCCCTTGATCGAATCCCTGGCCGCTGGCGTCGCCCAGCGCGAACAACTGCGCGGCAAGCTGCATCGCCTCTCACCGCTGCTCGATTCCCTGCTCGGCACCTGGCAGGACTACGCCGGCGCGCGCCGTGAGGAACTGGTAATCCAGGCCGAGCACTACCAGGGCGAGCAGGATGGCCTGCAACAGCAACAACGTGGCGACACCGCCGAGCTGATGCGCATGGAACGTGAAATCAGCGAGATCCAGCGCTGGCTTGGCGAGCTGTCCGTACTGAAAAACCGCTTCGCCCTGGTCAGCGACGCGCACGTGCTGGAGGCGCAGCTGCTCGCCGCCAAGGACGCCCACGACGAACTGGCTGGTGCTCTGGCGCAATCACGACAATTCTCCAGTGAAGACCTCGAGGAGCGCCTGCGCGATCTGGAAAAGCGTCTCAAGACGGTCAAGCTGCAACTCGATCACGCCGACAACAACAGCTACTCGCGCCTGCGTGAGGAATTCAGCCAGGCCGATGTCGATCGCCTGATGCGCCTGTTCAACGGCCAGCTGTTCAGCCTGCCTTTAGGCGAAAAAGGCATTCAGCTGGACCACGGCGATACCTGGGTGAAATCTCTGGAAGCCGTGCTGGAGAGCTTTAAGGGCGAGCGCTTCGAAGTACCTGGCCTGTCCATCGACCTCAGTCATATCGAGCCACCTGCCCTGCAAGCCCTGGCTGACCGCGCCGCCCTGCGTGATCAGAAAGACCGCCTTGACCGCGAGTACAAGCAGCTCAAGACCCAGCAAGCCGTCGCGGCCGACCGCGCCGCGAGCAAGGCCCAGGCCGAGCATCTGTACAAGGCCGTGCTGGATGCGCAGAAAGCCCTGGAAGACTTCCGCCGCAGCCAGACCCTGGCAGTGGAAGAAGACAGCAAGCTGGAACAACTGGCGCAACTGGAAGCGGCGCAAGACGAACTCAAGCGCAGCAGCGATGCCTTCACCGAACGGGTGCAGCAACTGTCCGCCAAGCTGCAACTGGTCGGCCGGCAGCTGGCCGACCTGGAAGCCAAGCAGCGCACCCTGGAAGACGCCTTGCGCCGTCGCCAGCTACTGCCGGCCGATCTGCCCTTCGGCGCGCCCTTTACCGATCCGGTGGACGACTCGCTGGACAACCTGCTCCCCCTGCTCAACGACTATCAGGACGCCTGGCAGGGCCTGCAGCGGGTCGACGGGCAGATCGAGGCGCTGTATGCCCAGGTACGCCTGAAAGGCGTGGCCAAGTTCGACAGCGAGGACGACGTCGAGCGCCGCCTGCACCTGCTAGTCAACGCCTACGCCCATCGCCAGGACGAAGCCCTGACACTGACCAAAGCTCGCCGCGCCGCCGTCACCGATATCGCCCGCACCCTGCGCAATATCCGCAGCGATTACGACAACCTGGAACACCAGCTGGCCCTGTTCAACCGCGAGATCAACAAGCGCCAGGTCTCCAACCTGGAAAGCTTCCGCATCGTCCTGGCGCCGAACAAGGACGCCCTCAAGCACATCGATCAGATCATCCACAGCGCCGGCCAGTACGAGCAAGGCGAGACCCTGTCGGTATTCGACCTGCAGCAGAGCAGCGCTCAGGACAGCAAGAACGAGGAGGCCAAGGAATACCTGGCACGCCTGGTCGCGGCCAATCACAACCAGCTGGGCTTGAAAGATCTGTTCGAGCTGGCCTTCGAGATCACCAAGGTGCATGGCCAACCGGTGACCCACACCGACATCGACGGCGCTGCCTCCAACGGCACGACCATGACCATCAAGGCGCTGACCAACATGTACTTGTTGCTGCACCTGATGGATCGTGATCAGGCTGGACGCATCCGCCTGCCCTACTACCTGGATGAGGCGGCGGACATCGACGAGAAGAACCAGCAGGCGCTGATCGAAACCAGCCTGCAACTGGGTTTCGTGCCGATCCTCGCCTCGGTCAAGCCGCAGGTCTCGGCCCACGTGGCCATCGACCTGGAAGGCGGCAGCGGGCCGAACGGCATCTACATCGACGAAGCGGACTGGAAATACATCCAGCGTCGGGAGACCAGCACCCTGCAGGTCCAGCCCGTCCCGGCTGTCGAGCCGGCCTGA